The proteins below are encoded in one region of Aspergillus nidulans FGSC A4 chromosome III:
- a CDS encoding translation initiation factor 6 (transcript_id=CADANIAT00006233): MAVRAQFENSNEVGVFSRLTNSYALVAIGASENFYSVFEAELQDVIPICHATIAGTRIIGRLTAGNRKGLLVPTTTTDQELQHLRNTLPDDVKIQRIEERLSALGNVICCNDHVALIHPDLERETEEIIADVLGVEVFRQTIADNVLTGSYMALSNQGGIVHPKTSIRDQDELSSLLQVPLVAGSVNRGSPVVGAGLVVNDWLAVTGLDTTATELSVIESVFRLGENGPGGIGQGVANKDSIVESFY, encoded by the exons ATGGCTGTCCGCGCCCAATTCGAAAACTCCAACGA AGTCGGCGTTTTCTCCCGACTAACAAACTCATACGCGCTTGTGGCCATCGGCGCCTCTGAAAACTTCTACAG TGTGTTCGAAGCCGAACTTCAAGACGTCATACCCATTTGCCATGCCACAATCGCAGGAACACGCATCATTGGCCGTTTAACCGCAGG AAACCGCAAGGGACTCCTTGTCcccacaacaacaacagacCAAGAACTGCAACACCTGCGAAACACATTGCCTGATGATGTGAAGATCCAACGTATAGAAGAGCGTCTGTCCGCGCTCGGTAATGTCATCTGTTGCAATGACCATGTCGCCCTCATCCACCCTGATTTGGAGCGTGAGACGGAGGAGAT CATCGCCGACGTCCTCGGTGTCGAAGTCTTCCGTCAAACAATCGCCGACAACGTCCTAACAGGCTCGTACATGGCCCTCTCAAACCAAGGTGGCATCGTCCACCCTAAGACTTCTATTCGTGATCAGGATGagctctcctctcttcttcaagtACCTCTAGTCGCCGGTTCCGTTAACCGCGGTAGCCCCGTTGTTGGTGCCGGTCTCGTCGTCAACGACTGGCTTGCTGTGACGGGTCTCGACACAACGGCAACAGAATTAAGCGTTATCGAGAGCGTGTTTAGACTGGGCGAGAATGGGCCTGGCGGTATTGGGCAGGGAGTTGCGAATAAGGATAGTATTGTGGAGAGTTTCTACTaa
- a CDS encoding protein scrC (transcript_id=CADANIAT00006234): MASYKDQELSQEFGRIEFYSISTSSTPYLASPLPSSLVARLFSSSWKAMAGAKRRLDASHGSVTPSTNNTSILYSKETASNDSPNTRVTRNLRSSRDARAGQLDNAKTASTTASSDTSNQNISATNNTTPKHGSNRPSRIITLKYSSGKVSSSKEINRATPATPLTATPASGASTSTRETRNSRARAAAGPPAVPAAQPNSSRTDPAPSAIAAPETPRTKRAKRGSVTEESPRSTRQSTRLRGHAHDTPTENGVTDSKPLDASPLAPGAANTRTRNRNRHNVDAGANVSTRSRPPTSAAKSPPPEDTASEAAEASNLADVETSHTAESASSGGESPKGTVSSAHRNHEEEHPAADAEEEFKAKSTRSSPIMSRKRKSLDSDEQGGIFTSSSPTKKPKVEAAALDRASESTLQIGDERKWEGSLNQPDDATASKEDEGSRQLTEEADDSTTPDNVAELATAKATRGGRNRGRGRGARNRTSARFGVNRRGRGGTRAARSARTGRQNDRSSDIEFERSPSPSAATQKLRDRQRELDKAFRRVAAAQRLALAVLATQSEKRIARDKNAHKAVPEYEEVSLILKTHLREKQDTLRREYDLKVAQENRIYQANKEAIEERCRASSRYIQEEHLLASHGEYMTFIEGRRAAEDDEHTETDGSETENDRGRRVPVVREVYRGFNSSFVRDPAGAAAYERAAFGWDDFVQRAKLGDDINPQMKEIRDAGPFAGLSGSEIINMLLEATGTIEMPDDVPAKEHHPPPYADARSTALTALADLAAAEVHRPALQHTPRLAAHRTILPQPSQPQPQPQPQPPPIHHAHPEPRPFLPPPTPRGQPRRLLPAGQQIPPINETLGLPDPFSSRGGPPQLPPPPGSNFQRPPLPGYLTGHHHPSIYYTPPPHRPPPPPPY, encoded by the exons ATGGCGAGCTACAAGGATCAGGAGCTCAGCCAA GAATTTGGTCGAATCGAG TTTTACTCCATCTCGACCTCTTCTACTCCGTACCTCGCATCGCCTCTTCCTAGTTCTCTTGTCGCgcgtctcttctcctcgtcctg GAAAGCGATGGCAGGAGCTAAACGAAGGCTTGATGCAAGCCACGGCTCAGTCACTCCTTCCACAAATAATACGTCGATCCTTTACAGCAAAG AAACTGCTAGCAATGATTCTCCCAACACTCGTGTGACTCGAAACTTACGTTCAAGCCGGGATGCGCGTGCTGGTCAACTTGATAATGCTAAGACTGCCAGCACTACTGCTAGCAGTGACACTAGCAATCAAAATATCAGCGCCACTAACAATACCACCCCCAAGCACGGCAGCAATCGGCCGTCGCGCATCATAACGCTCAAATATAGCTCTGGCAAGGTCAGTTCCTCGAAGGAGATAAACCGCGCAACGCCTGCAACTCCTCTGACTGCCACACCTGCCTCCGGTGCTTCCACCAGCACTCGTGAAACACGGAACAGCCGAGCACGGGCTGCCGCTGGCCCCCCTGCTGTTCCTGCGGCTCAGCCTAATTCCAGCCGGACTGATCCCGCACCTTCTGCCATTGCGGCTCCCGAGACCCCTCGAACTAAGCGTGCCAAACGCGGTTCGGTGACCGAAGAATCCCCCAGAAGTACGAGGCAATCGACAAGACTGAGAGGTCATGCTCATGACACGCCCACAGAAAATGGGGTCACCGACTCTAAACCATTGGATGCAAGCCCATTGGCTCCTGGTGCCGCCAATACCAGAACTAGAAACCGTAATCGGCATAACGTCGATGCTGGTGCCAATGTATCTACTCGCAGTCGCCCACCAACCTCAGCCGCCAAATCCCCACCGCCTGAAGATACTGCCTCAGAAGCGGCTGAGGCGTCTAACCTAGCAGATGTGGAGACTTCACATACTGCAGAATCTGCGTCATCCGGGGGAGAATCGCCAAAAGGGACTGTGTCTTCCGCTCATCGGAACCACGAAGAGGAGCACCCAGCGGCTGATGCCGAGGAGGAGTTCAAAGCAAAGTCGACCAGGTCTAGTCCAATCATGTCACGGAAACGAAAATCTCTCGATTCAGATGAGCAAGGTGGTATCTTTACTTCCAGCTCACCAACTAAGAAGCCGAAAGTAGAGGCAGCCGCGCTCGACCGTGCATCAGAATCAACACTCCAGATTGGCGATGAGCGTAAATGGGAAGGTTCACTTAATCAACCGGATGATGCTACCGCATCcaaagaggatgaaggatCCCGCCAACTAACTGAAGAGGCTGACGATTCAACCACGCCGGACAACGTTGCTGAGTTAGCTACTGCTAAAGCAACCCGTGGAGGCCGCAATCGGGGCCGAGGTCGAGGGGCGCGCAACAGAACTTCGGCACGCTTTGGTGTAAACAGGCGAGGACGTGGTGGCACTCGTGCTGCGCGGTCTGCGCGCACTGGACGTCAAAATGACCGGTCGAGTGATATAGAATTTGAACGGTCACCGTCCCCAAGTGCTGCCACTCAGAAATTGAGAGACCGTCAGCGCGAGCTGGACAAGGCTTTTAGAAGGGTGGCCGCCGCGCAGCGATTGGCCTTGGCAGTACTCGCTACGCAGTCTGAGAAGCGCATTGCTCGCGACAAAAACGCGCATAAAGCTGTTCCTGAATATGAGGAGGTCAGCTTGATTTTGAAAACGCATTTGCGTGAAAAGCAAGATACTTTGAGACGAGAATACGATCTCAAGGTAGCACAAGAGAACAGGATCTATCAAGCCAACAAAGAAGCTATTGAGGAGCGATGTCGA GCGTCCTCCCGTTAcattcaagaagaacatcTTCTTGCAAGTCATGGGGAGTACATGACGTTTATCGAAGGACGTCGCGCggctgaagatgacgagCACACTGAG ACCGACGGCTCTGAAACGGAAAATGACCGCGGACGACGGGTTCCTGTTGTGCGCGAAGTATATAGAGGGTTTAATTCCTCGTTCGTGCGTGACCCTGCTGGAGCAGCCGCATATGAACGTGCTGCTTtcggctgggatgacttCGTTCAACGAGCCAAGCTCGGCGATGATATCAATCCACAAATGAAGGAGATACGAGACGCAGGTCCGTTCGCCGGACTCTCAGGAAGTGAGATTATCAACATGTTGTTGGAAGCCACGGGGACTATAGAAATGCCAGATGACGTTCCTGCGAAGGAGCATCATCCCCCACCTTATGCAGATGCGCGGTCCACCGCGCTGACAGCTCTGGCCGACCTTGCGGCGGCCGAGGTGCACCGGCCTGCTCTCCAGCATACCCCCCGGCTCGCAGCTCATCGTACCATACTTCCTCAAccctctcagcctcagcctcaacctcaacctcagcCACCGCCAATACACCATGCGCATCCAGAGCCAAGGCCTTTCTTGCCGCCACCCACCCCTCGGGGCCAACCGAGGCGGCTCCTCCCTGCGGGACAGCAGATTCCGCCGATCAACGAGACGCTTGGCCTTCCTGACCCCTTCTCATCACGCGGTGGACCacctcagcttcctcctccaccagggTCCAACTTTCAGCGGCCTCCTTTACCCGGCTACTTGACGGGGCATCACCATCCTAGTATATACTATACGCCACCGCCGCAtcggccgccgccgccgccgccgtaTTGA
- the set2 gene encoding SET and WW domain protein (transcript_id=CADANIAT00006232) yields the protein MSTHDNADRQSEFVADAVTAMKLEQSENNTDAPILNGGGAAMKPDSKAASPEPLIKDERASSTFMKSRSSSRTPSSRTPLKKEHSDSEDIQEKRGDDASGTEKVGGGISVKMEPGQPPKLARSSSQKVVPRPPQLFLDLPDSTEEAQKTFEVIETCQYANKYMGYTEHAMECDCAEEWVLVVVLAPSPSFRVPSQNPASSTNRACGEDSDCINRATKIECMGDCGCGPDCQNQRFQRREYANVAVIKTEKKGYGLRAEEDLRPHQFIFEYVGEVINEGPFHRRMRQYDAEGIKHFYFMSLSKGEFVDATKKGNLGRFCNHSCNPNCYVDKWVVGEKLRMGIFAERHIQAGEELVFNYNVDRYGADPQPCYCGEPNCTGFIGGKTQTERATKLSNATIEALGIEDADGWDTAVAKRPRKKKMGEEDEEYVDSVQPKSLDESGVTKVMAALMQCKEKWIAVKLLGRIQRCDDERVRNRVVKMHGYQILNSQLAMWKDDFNVVLQILDILDKFPRLTRNKIIDSKIESTIQPLTSCGDERVEQKATVLLQLWSTLEIGYRIPRMKRDPNAATPTVSQFHRRDDISDERQQRPRSRSRSRSIEAPRGPAAQKRGGQGPRNQHHQGPRTFRRRFDPLPQGWFAAESNGRTYYYSARGDTTWTRPTKPAPQPPPPPKESRDKALQSIIDGIMNAKEQTPKEKSGTPTTPQPSKPTPEGKDRQEKWRSYSEEKQKKLYENTLYPHIKYVVDKFKHKLPKDDLKRYAKDVAKKLVNSDFKNNRVTDPTKIDDKQQKKVKKFCKEFFDKAVAKHQAHEKRKAEKLAKEGSSDNKLATPVGGQSEGDGTPDVKMSDDEGSTGREGTGSLKRKRDELSVGNTNTPDDTPTSSTKRQRSSTPPPPPPPAMNTNDNNNDNDDMSVRSDEPDADADADEVVLVGNPTPPPPPPPPPQEDMRIPDADAETNGHNFEGYGEMNRSHQAQIGIEGNV from the exons ATGTCAACTCATGACAACGCGGACCGCCAGTCAGAATTTGTTGCCGATGCAGTCACTGCGATGAAACTGGAGCAGTCCGAGAATAACACCGATGCTCCGATCCTCAACGGCGGAGGCGCCGCGATGAAGCCCGACTCCAAAGCCGCGTCGCCAGAACCCCTAATAAAAGATGAGCGGGCATCCTCGACCTTTATGAAGTCGCGATCCTCTTCACGAACACCGTCTTCACGAACACCGCTCAAAAAAGAACACTCAGATAGCGAAGATATCCAGGAAAAGCGTGGGGATGATGCGTCGGGTACAGAAAAGGTTGGAGGGGGCATCTCGGTCAAAATGGAGCCGGGACAGCCTCCCAAGCTTGCTCGTAGCTCCTCACAAAAGGTGGTTCCGCGACCGCCACAGCTGTTCTTGGACTTGCCGGATAGTACGGAGGAAGCTCAGAAGACATTTGAGGTGATCGAAACCTGCCAGTATGCTAATAAATACATGGGCTATACGGAGCATGCTATGGAGTGTGATTGTGCGGAAGAATGGG TTTTAGTTGTTGTCCTTGCACCATCCCCAAGCTTTCGCGTTCCGTCTCAAA ATCCGGCCAGTTCAACGAATCGAGCATGTGGAGAGGACTCGGACTGCATCAACCGCGCGACCAAGATTGAGTGTATGGGCGACTGCGGCTGTGGGCCAGATTGCCAGAACCAACGGTTTCAGCGCAGGGAGTACGCGAATGTGGCTGTCATTAAAACTGAGAAGAAGGGTTATGGTCTCCGCGCGGAAGAGGACTTGCGACCGCATCAATTCATTTTCGAGTACGTCGGGGAGGTCATCAACGAAGGCCCGTTCCACCGCCGCATGAGGCAGTATGATGCAGAAGGGATCAAGCATTTCTATTTCATGTCCCTCAGCAAGGGTGAATTCGTCGACGCAACCAAGAAGGGCAATCTCGGGCGTTTCTGCAATCACTCGTGCAACCCCAATTGTTATGTCGATAAATGGGTGGTCGGAGAGAAGCTCCGCATGGGTATCTTTGCTGAACGACACATTCAAGCGGGTGAGGAACTCGTCTTTAACTATAATGTGGATCGGTACGGTGCAGACCCCCAGCCGTGTTACTGCGGCGAACCCAACTGCACAGGCTTTATAGGCGGCAAGACTCAGACTGAGCGGGCGACTAAGCTGTCAAATGCGACGATCGAAGCTCTGGGCATCGAAGATGCCGATGGGTGGGATACTGCCGTTGCAAAGCGGCCgcgaaagaagaagatgggtgaggaggatgaagaataTGTGGACAGCGTACAACCCAAATCACTGGATGAAAGCGGCGTTACGAAGGTCATGGCGGCTCTTATGCAGTGTAAGGAAAAGTGGATTGCAGTCAAGCTCCTGGGTCGAATCCAACGTTGCGATGATGAACGCGTGCGCAACCGGGTCGTGAAAATGCACGGCTATCAAATCCTTAATTCACAACTCGCCATGTGGAAAGATGATTTCAACGTTGTTCTACAGATTCTGGACATCCTGGACAAGTTCCCCCGTCTCACGCGGAATAAGATCATTGACTCCAAAATTGAGTCGACAATTCAGCCACTCACCAGCTGCGGCGACGAACGAGTCGAGCAAAAAGCGACTGTATTGCTGCAACTCTGGTCGACTCTGGAAATTGGCTATCGAATTCCACGGATGAAGCGGGATCCCAATGCCGCTACTCCGACTGTCAGCCAGTTTCATCGACGAGATGATATCTCAGATGAGCGGCAGCAACGCCCTAGATCACGGTCACGGTCGAGGTCAATTGAAGCTCCTCGAGGGCCAGCAGCGCAGAAACGAGGCGGCCAGGGCCCAAGAAATCAACACCATCAGGGTCCTCGAACGTTCCGACGGCGGTTCGACCCTCTCCCACAGGGCTGGTTTGCGGCCGAGTCCAATGGCCGAACATATTACTATTCAGCTCGAGGAGACACTACCTGGACGCGGCCCACGAAGCCAGcgccgcagccgccgccaccgccgaaaGAGTCGAGGGACAAAGCACTTCAGAGTATTATTGACGGTATCATGAACGCAAAGGAACAGACGCCCAAGGAGAAGAGCGGCACGCCTACCACTCCGCAACCGTCTAAGCCCACGCCGGAGGGCAAGGACAGGCAAGAAAAGTGGAGGAGCTACAGCgaagagaaacagaagaagctctaCGAAAACACG CTGTATCCCCACATAAAATACGTCGTTGACAAGTTCAAACACAAGCTTCCGAAAGACGACCTTAAGCGATACGCGAAAGAC GTAGCAAAAAAGCTAGTCAATTCGGATTTTAAGAACAACCGGGTCACAGATCCTACTAAGATCGACGAcaaacagcagaagaaggttaAGAAATTCTGCAAAGAATTCTTTGACAAAGCGGTTGCGAAGCACCAGGCTCACGAGAAGCGAAAAGCGGAGAAACTGGCCAAAGAAGGTAGCTCAGATAACAAGCTGGCGACGCCAGTAGGCGGCCAAAGCGAGGGCGACGGAACACCGGACGTGAAGATGTCAGACGACGAAGGTAGCACTGGGAGGGAAGGGACCGGTAGCCTCAAACGGAAGAGAGACGAACTCAGTGTCGGTAACACGAACACTCCTGACGATACAccgacttcttcaacaaAACGACAGCGATCGtcaacaccaccaccaccacctcccccTGCCATGAATACCAACGACAATAACAACGACAATGACGATATGAGCGTGAGAAGCGATGAACCTGATGCCGACgcagacgcagacgaggTTGTCTTAGTCGGTAACCCaacacctcctcctccgccgcctccacctccacaaGAGGACATGCGTATCCCAGACGCAGATGCAGAGACTAATGGACACAATTTCGAAGGATACGGCGAAATGAATCGATCCCATCAGGCTCAGATCGGCATCGAGGGAAATGTATAG
- a CDS encoding alpha/beta hydrolase (transcript_id=CADANIAT00006235) has product MPTRIPTSSDFPSSLTFTLTPPPQSTPNRPPPNILLLLHGLGDTHTPFTNLASQLSLPETTVLTIRAPSPLPFDLPGFHWGDDINFDSRSGALDMDAGFEKSTKLLLNTVIRDVLVSKCGYRLQEILIWGFGQGGMVGLVLAQTLNEQSESGFERGELGGIISVGAPYPLSLTGKVQNDGTGKSRTPILLVHGRDSEVVTESAVKRTKDVYSFVEVHEYRRRGDTMPRSREEMIPIMRFLGRRLRSWQGVPEGAVELS; this is encoded by the coding sequence ATGCCAACTCGAATCCCAACCTCATCCGACTTTCCCTCCTCCCTAACATTCACCCTCACCCCACCACCTCAGAGCACACCGAACCGACCGCCACCcaatattcttctcctcctccatggCCTCGGCGATACGCACACGCCATTCACAAACCTCGCATCTCAACTTTCCCTTCCCGAGACAACAGTACTGACAATCCGCGCGCCGAGTCCACTCCCCTTCGATCTGCCCGGGTTCCACTGGGGCGACGACATCAATTTCGACTCACGCAGTGGGGCGTTGGACATGGATGCGGGATTTGAAAAGTCTACGAAGCTACTCTTGAATACAGTGATCAGAGATGTTCTTGTCAGCAAGTGCGGGTATAGACTACAGGAGATTCTGATTTGGGGGTTTGGACAGGGGGGGATGGTTGGACTTGTGCTTGCTCAGACACTGAACGAGCAGTCCGAATCTGGTTTTGAGCGAGGGGAACTGGGCGGAATCATTTCAGTAGGGGCTCCATATCCCCTCTCACTGACCGGAAAGGTCCAGAATGATGGGACGGGGAAAAGCCGGACGCCTATCCTGCTGGTTCACGGACGGGACTCGGAAGTCGTGACGGAGTCTGCGGTGAAAAGGACAAAGGACGTCTACAGTTTCGTGGAGGTTCATGAATATAGGAGGCGCGGGGATACGATGCCGCGGAGCCGGGAGGAGATGATACCAATAATGCGGTTTCTGGGAAGGAGGTTGCGCAGTTGGCAGGGTGTTCCAGAGGGGGCAGTGGAGCTTTCCTGA